A single genomic interval of Aureliella helgolandensis harbors:
- a CDS encoding helix-turn-helix domain-containing protein yields the protein MIVDQTSRVTKISLERPASVRKFLPSLAQNGWLLPEYHVGSENEGLRYLFSEPVIENLAALSPIVLYGDRFVGKTALAITLAVTWSRICARRPLSFTTGRSFSQDFTAALEISDTDSFRTRTRDCQLLVIDDLDPIATAPAAQEELVHTLDQLALAERPVILSSQRLPSTIPQLSSTLSSRLTGGFSLQLQRPTGATVSDIALQLARTIDPKLDEQDILRLCNLFDSRPLTTLDLRNIVLLAHQTKSASGSVNCSAVKQLALQHMESDTPTLPSIAKVVARRLRVRLTEMRGATRDANIVRARGLAIHLARKLTPASLQQIGQFFGGRDHSTVLHASRKVENLIESDPELANLIRDIQADLEMATA from the coding sequence GTGATCGTAGATCAAACGAGTCGTGTAACCAAAATCTCGCTCGAACGTCCCGCGTCCGTGCGCAAGTTCCTACCTAGCCTCGCCCAAAACGGTTGGCTATTGCCGGAATATCACGTCGGCTCCGAAAACGAGGGTTTGCGCTATCTTTTCTCGGAACCGGTCATCGAAAATCTGGCCGCTTTGTCCCCTATCGTGCTGTATGGCGACCGGTTTGTGGGAAAAACAGCCTTGGCCATTACGCTGGCGGTAACCTGGTCACGCATCTGCGCTCGGCGTCCCCTCAGTTTCACTACCGGCCGCTCGTTCTCTCAGGACTTTACGGCTGCACTCGAAATATCTGATACCGATTCCTTCCGCACGCGCACGCGGGATTGCCAGTTGCTGGTGATCGATGACTTGGATCCCATTGCCACTGCCCCCGCAGCCCAAGAGGAGTTGGTGCACACCCTCGATCAGCTTGCTTTGGCGGAACGACCGGTGATTCTGAGCTCACAACGACTCCCCTCGACCATCCCCCAGCTTTCCTCAACGCTAAGCAGTCGGTTGACGGGTGGGTTTTCACTGCAATTGCAGCGTCCTACGGGAGCTACCGTCAGCGACATCGCTCTGCAATTGGCGAGGACCATCGATCCCAAACTCGACGAACAAGACATACTGCGGCTCTGCAATTTGTTCGATAGTCGGCCCCTCACAACCTTAGATCTCCGCAATATCGTGCTCTTAGCTCACCAAACCAAATCGGCATCAGGTTCCGTCAACTGCTCAGCCGTCAAGCAACTAGCCTTGCAGCACATGGAGAGCGACACCCCTACCCTACCGAGTATTGCCAAGGTGGTTGCTAGGCGATTGCGCGTGCGTTTGACTGAGATGCGTGGTGCGACCCGCGATGCAAATATTGTCCGTGCTCGCGGCTTGGCGATCCACCTTGCCCGAAAGCTGACCCCGGCCAGCCTACAACAGATTGGCCAATTCTTCGGTGGCCGCGACCATTCCACCGTCTTGCACGCTAGCAGGAAGGTCGAAAACCTGATTGAGAGCGACCCTGAGTTAGCGAACCTCATCCGTGATATTCAAGCCGATTTGGAAATGGCGACGGCCTAA
- the dnaN gene encoding DNA polymerase III subunit beta translates to MKISCDREKLANAFQLAGSVALARSPKEILQNVKIEASDEHVTLMATDMETGIRIEIDGVEVETAGKALLHVARVGMILRESSDERLSIESDGSATVIKGTHSEFNLPSSNPDEFPTVAGFEEEAYHELPARLFREMVKRTAFATDADSSRFALGGVLLEMSGEDVLAVGTDGRRLARMIGAGKSVGDHATSGNSTIIPTRSLTLMERAIGDKEDVVHIAARNNDVLLRTTRCTIYSRLVEGRYPNWRQVIPSREGSAIIDMTVGPFFNVIRQAAIVADQETRGLDMEFGNGTLVLTAKTADLGQSRVELPIDYDGESIKLKLDYRFVGDFLKVLPPDAKFKLDVASGTQPALMTTDDGYAYVVMPMALDG, encoded by the coding sequence ATGAAGATATCGTGCGATCGGGAAAAACTAGCCAACGCCTTCCAATTGGCTGGTAGCGTGGCATTGGCTCGTAGCCCCAAGGAAATCCTTCAAAATGTCAAAATCGAGGCATCGGATGAGCATGTCACCCTCATGGCGACCGACATGGAAACCGGTATTCGCATCGAAATTGATGGGGTTGAAGTTGAGACGGCGGGCAAGGCGCTCTTGCATGTAGCCCGAGTCGGTATGATCCTCCGCGAAAGTAGCGACGAACGACTCAGTATCGAATCGGACGGTTCCGCCACCGTGATTAAGGGAACTCACTCCGAATTCAATTTACCGAGCTCGAACCCAGACGAATTTCCGACTGTTGCCGGTTTTGAGGAAGAGGCCTATCACGAGCTGCCAGCTCGCTTGTTCCGGGAGATGGTTAAACGCACCGCCTTTGCCACTGATGCGGATAGTTCTCGATTTGCGCTAGGAGGAGTCTTGCTGGAAATGAGTGGCGAAGATGTCTTGGCAGTCGGCACCGATGGACGGCGGCTGGCCCGGATGATTGGCGCAGGGAAAAGTGTCGGCGATCACGCTACGAGTGGTAATTCTACGATCATCCCAACCCGCTCTCTGACACTGATGGAACGCGCCATCGGTGACAAGGAGGACGTGGTGCATATCGCCGCTCGCAACAACGATGTCTTGCTTCGAACGACGCGTTGCACCATCTATTCTCGGCTGGTCGAAGGCCGTTATCCCAATTGGCGGCAAGTGATCCCCAGTCGTGAGGGTTCGGCAATCATCGACATGACAGTCGGACCGTTCTTCAATGTGATTCGTCAAGCAGCCATTGTGGCCGACCAAGAAACGCGGGGACTTGATATGGAATTTGGCAATGGCACACTGGTGCTGACCGCCAAAACCGCTGACCTGGGACAAAGTCGAGTTGAGTTGCCGATCGATTACGATGGCGAATCGATCAAGTTGAAACTCGACTATCGTTTCGTGGGAGATTTCCTGAAGGTGCTACCACCTGACGCGAAGTTCAAATTGGATGTAGCCTCTGGAACGCAACCGGCACTCATGACCACCGACGATGGCTATGCCTATGTGGTCATGCCAATGGCCTTGGATGGTTAG
- a CDS encoding deoxyhypusine synthase family protein, with protein MSVSAFMEKHYRHFNARETLAAAKSYRKFIDEGGKMLVSLAGAMSTAELGISLAEMIRQDKVHAISCTAANLEEDLFNLFAHNEYKVIEDWRALSAQDEVDLQANGFNRVTDTCIPETVMRHMESRLTTYWVEQGEKGEGMFPYEYFYRVLDEADLKQHYQVPIENSWVYAAKEKGLPIVSPGAEDSTLGNMFTARVMDGTVKSHAALKSGTAQLELLTNWYRKESQAAPIGFFQIGGGIAGDFAICAVPMLIQDLREDANLWSYFAQISDAVTSYGGYSGAVPNEKITWTKLSKESPKFMIQSDATIVAPLIFAYVLGQ; from the coding sequence ATGAGTGTATCGGCGTTTATGGAAAAGCATTACCGACACTTCAATGCCCGAGAAACTTTGGCTGCAGCCAAGTCGTACCGGAAATTTATCGATGAAGGAGGCAAGATGCTTGTCTCCCTAGCCGGAGCAATGAGTACGGCGGAACTGGGAATCTCACTGGCGGAAATGATTCGTCAGGACAAGGTTCACGCGATCAGTTGCACGGCCGCCAACCTGGAAGAGGACTTGTTCAATCTCTTCGCCCACAATGAATACAAAGTCATCGAGGATTGGCGAGCGCTCAGCGCCCAAGATGAAGTCGACTTGCAAGCCAATGGTTTCAATCGCGTGACCGACACTTGTATTCCAGAAACCGTCATGCGGCACATGGAATCACGCTTGACTACCTATTGGGTAGAGCAAGGCGAAAAGGGAGAAGGGATGTTTCCCTACGAGTATTTCTATCGAGTCTTGGATGAGGCCGATTTGAAGCAGCACTACCAAGTACCCATCGAGAACAGTTGGGTCTACGCAGCCAAAGAAAAAGGGTTGCCGATCGTATCGCCCGGTGCCGAGGACAGTACGCTGGGGAATATGTTCACCGCTCGCGTTATGGACGGAACGGTCAAGAGCCATGCGGCGCTCAAGAGCGGTACTGCGCAACTTGAGTTGCTCACCAATTGGTATCGAAAAGAAAGTCAGGCAGCTCCCATAGGCTTCTTTCAAATAGGAGGTGGTATCGCCGGCGACTTTGCCATATGTGCCGTACCGATGCTCATCCAAGATTTGCGAGAGGATGCCAATCTATGGTCTTACTTTGCACAGATTAGCGACGCAGTAACGAGTTACGGTGGATACTCAGGAGCGGTACCCAACGAAAAGATCACTTGGACAAAACTCAGCAAAGAGAGCCCCAAGTTCATGATCCAAAGTGACGCAACGATCGTCGCCCCGCTCATCTTTGCCTACGTCTTGGGACAGTGA
- a CDS encoding acyltransferase family protein has protein sequence MNPPLEEPTRKRLLSLDAMRGLTMASMILVNNPGSWSHIYPPLEHAVWHGWTPTDLIFPFFLFMVGVAMPFSFEKRLSAGGRAGLMMKVIQRTLILILLGLFLGVFPEVLWRPGVVLEARWPGVLQRIAIGYFFTSLAVMFLPNLGRWAVATCLLVVYSALMWFYPVPEYGPGVFEVTGNFCWWLDNQLLFGHTWKGAPAEGFDPEGVWSTLPAITTCLLGYFTGQQLRRESDNGESDKWQMLTRLFVAANICLVLAYGVSLSMPINKQLWTTSFVFLTAGLAIHLLGVLYYFIDLREYRRGLLPMLVFGSNAIFAYVLSSLVGDLISTIPVGGQSLKAWLYTYLSSNWLSPNNASLVMAIMFVLVCFTVTYMLHIRRIFIRI, from the coding sequence ATGAATCCCCCCCTCGAAGAACCGACTAGAAAGAGACTCCTCTCCCTAGATGCCATGCGTGGCTTGACGATGGCGTCGATGATCCTTGTCAACAATCCTGGGAGTTGGTCGCATATTTACCCTCCCTTGGAACATGCTGTGTGGCACGGTTGGACTCCGACCGACCTCATTTTTCCATTCTTCCTCTTCATGGTCGGCGTAGCCATGCCATTCTCTTTTGAAAAGAGATTGAGCGCAGGAGGTCGGGCCGGCCTGATGATGAAAGTTATTCAACGCACCCTAATTTTGATTCTGTTGGGGTTGTTCTTAGGAGTCTTTCCGGAAGTCCTGTGGCGTCCCGGGGTTGTTCTCGAAGCCCGCTGGCCGGGAGTACTGCAACGCATTGCGATTGGCTACTTCTTTACCAGTCTAGCGGTGATGTTCCTACCGAACCTGGGGCGGTGGGCCGTGGCAACGTGCTTGTTGGTCGTCTATTCCGCCCTGATGTGGTTCTATCCCGTTCCCGAATACGGCCCAGGTGTGTTCGAAGTGACCGGAAATTTCTGCTGGTGGCTCGACAATCAGCTATTATTCGGACACACCTGGAAGGGAGCTCCGGCGGAAGGGTTTGATCCAGAAGGTGTGTGGAGTACTTTGCCAGCGATCACTACTTGCCTATTGGGTTATTTTACCGGTCAGCAATTGCGCAGAGAAAGCGACAACGGTGAATCCGACAAATGGCAGATGCTGACGCGTCTCTTTGTAGCAGCCAATATCTGTCTCGTACTCGCCTATGGGGTCAGCCTCAGCATGCCCATCAATAAGCAGTTGTGGACGACCAGTTTCGTCTTCCTCACCGCTGGACTTGCGATCCACCTCTTGGGAGTGCTCTACTACTTCATCGATCTTCGAGAGTATCGCCGAGGTTTGCTGCCCATGCTCGTGTTTGGCAGCAATGCCATTTTCGCTTATGTCTTATCGAGCTTGGTAGGTGATTTGATCTCCACCATCCCGGTCGGTGGACAGAGTCTTAAGGCTTGGCTCTACACCTATCTTTCCTCGAATTGGCTCTCACCCAACAATGCTTCATTGGTCATGGCGATCATGTTCGTACTGGTATGCTTTACCGTAACTTACATGCTGCACATTCGAAGAATTTTCATCCGCATCTAG
- a CDS encoding efflux RND transporter periplasmic adaptor subunit: protein MPRLVLWLLIATIAIGILVATLIASGGSPVQIAIAEQSDIRESVDQEAQTRLPRTHRITMPFASRLNEIELVEGQAVEQGEVVCQVVMRDLDNELAEAQAAVDRLSRSIDESQDVSVEQSTHAQALSFVESMVNTVAAADARAEAGKAQLKFATERLERIRQLGSSGATSQDEIDRAQLEYEQSLSSFRQDSLTSEAVRSIEAATKLLPRMVQDFISRKELGTKVLLKQKDEAEARLRQIELRKQRGTMTSPIQGVVLSRAIKNEQFVQAGTELLTLGDLSLIELESEVLSQDAVRIRVGQEARVYGVALALPMESGLSARVSRIFPAGFTKVSSLGVEQQRVKVVIELDEAAQDFLLEHQVGIDYQLRARIFTATAIDAIVLPRSCIFRGPTNQWQVFVVEGHRAQLRNVEVGIMNDDQVQITDGLALGAAVIAAPENSIMHGTKVRPISP from the coding sequence ATGCCTCGACTCGTCCTGTGGCTACTGATAGCCACGATCGCCATCGGAATTCTCGTCGCCACGCTCATCGCCTCGGGCGGGAGTCCAGTGCAAATTGCCATTGCTGAGCAGTCCGACATCCGAGAGTCGGTGGACCAGGAGGCGCAAACCCGCCTCCCACGCACGCACCGCATCACGATGCCCTTCGCCTCCCGACTCAATGAAATTGAGCTCGTCGAGGGGCAAGCCGTTGAGCAAGGGGAGGTGGTTTGCCAGGTCGTGATGCGCGATCTAGACAATGAACTGGCTGAGGCTCAAGCCGCCGTCGATCGCTTGTCGCGCTCCATTGATGAGAGTCAAGACGTCTCCGTGGAGCAGAGTACGCATGCACAAGCCCTCAGTTTCGTCGAATCGATGGTCAATACCGTGGCCGCTGCCGACGCCCGCGCCGAAGCCGGTAAAGCTCAACTTAAATTCGCCACCGAACGCTTGGAGCGAATTCGTCAACTCGGCTCCAGCGGTGCGACTTCTCAGGATGAGATCGATCGCGCACAGCTGGAATACGAACAAAGCTTGAGCAGCTTCCGACAAGATAGTCTTACCTCCGAGGCAGTACGGTCGATCGAAGCAGCTACCAAACTCCTACCACGCATGGTTCAAGATTTCATCAGTCGCAAAGAGCTTGGAACCAAGGTACTTCTCAAGCAAAAGGATGAGGCCGAAGCTCGATTGCGGCAAATAGAACTGCGGAAACAACGCGGCACGATGACCAGTCCCATTCAAGGCGTGGTCCTGTCGAGGGCCATTAAAAACGAGCAATTCGTACAAGCTGGAACCGAGCTGCTAACACTCGGTGATCTAAGCTTGATCGAACTCGAATCGGAAGTCCTCAGCCAAGATGCCGTGCGGATTCGCGTCGGTCAAGAGGCGCGCGTCTATGGCGTTGCGCTTGCCTTGCCCATGGAATCCGGACTCTCCGCCCGCGTATCGCGGATCTTTCCGGCTGGGTTTACGAAGGTTAGCTCGCTGGGTGTTGAACAGCAGCGGGTCAAAGTGGTGATCGAACTGGACGAAGCGGCTCAAGATTTTCTGCTGGAGCATCAAGTCGGTATCGACTATCAATTGCGAGCTCGAATCTTTACTGCCACCGCCATCGATGCGATTGTCCTACCACGTTCCTGCATTTTCCGTGGACCTACGAATCAGTGGCAAGTCTTCGTTGTCGAGGGCCATCGCGCCCAACTGCGGAACGTCGAGGTGGGGATCATGAACGACGATCAAGTCCAGATCACCGATGGCCTAGCACTCGGTGCAGCCGTTATCGCTGCTCCGGAAAACAGCATTATGCATGGTACCAAAGTCCGCCCCATTTCCCCCTAG